The following coding sequences lie in one Anaerolineae bacterium genomic window:
- a CDS encoding DnaJ domain-containing protein: MSDMPKSAAMPERRPDLTASDPYRVLGVLPTATQADIKQAYFVLIRQYPPETEGENFKLIRAAYEKIKSAQRRVETDIFLPQPPPAWQPPPTALTLDTAFHPQDALLALRRWGELGRANFEADFREIDL, from the coding sequence ATGTCTGACATGCCTAAAAGCGCGGCTATGCCGGAACGCCGGCCCGACCTGACCGCCAGCGACCCCTACCGCGTGTTGGGCGTTTTGCCCACGGCCACGCAGGCCGACATCAAACAAGCCTACTTTGTCCTGATTCGCCAATACCCACCGGAAACCGAAGGCGAAAATTTTAAACTCATTCGCGCCGCCTACGAAAAGATCAAAAGCGCCCAACGCCGGGTGGAAACCGACATCTTTCTGCCCCAGCCGCCCCCGGCCTGGCAGCCGCCCCCAACCGCGTTAACTCTGGACACCGCCTTTCATCCCCAAGATGCACTGCTGGCGCTGCGCCGCTGGGGCGAGTTGGGCCGGGCCAACTTTGAGGCAGATTTTAGAGAGATTGACCTGTGA
- the grpE gene encoding nucleotide exchange factor GrpE, translated as MSKSKTFGEKLNAFLLGERIPVLSENDLNNLEHLDNKLDELLALLQTTPARSEPSSLPADQREAGQPQPAVDDLSEQIRKLAKTQFKANALQETQLVQQQETIAGLQKSIEQQEQRLAELNKQQQQALKTAQLDLIQSLLPALDSLDAAFENGRRQVLKHPMPAESRRAVIAWLDGIRLARMRLLDVLKSYDVIPIPTLGQPFNPHCHVAVATDSSGRAPDGIIISEDQRGYATPNKVLRFAEVVVAQSK; from the coding sequence GTGAGCAAGTCAAAAACATTTGGCGAAAAGCTGAACGCTTTTTTGCTGGGCGAGCGCATCCCCGTACTCAGCGAAAACGACCTGAATAATCTGGAACATCTGGATAACAAATTAGACGAACTGCTGGCCCTGCTCCAAACAACGCCGGCCCGGTCCGAACCATCTTCCTTGCCTGCCGATCAACGGGAGGCAGGCCAACCTCAACCCGCCGTTGACGACTTGAGCGAGCAAATCCGCAAACTGGCCAAAACGCAATTCAAGGCCAATGCCTTGCAAGAAACTCAACTGGTCCAGCAGCAGGAAACCATTGCCGGTTTGCAAAAATCTATTGAACAGCAAGAACAACGGCTGGCCGAACTGAACAAACAACAGCAGCAAGCGCTCAAAACCGCTCAACTGGACCTTATCCAAAGCCTGCTGCCGGCGCTCGACAGCCTGGACGCCGCCTTTGAAAATGGCCGCCGCCAGGTGTTAAAACACCCTATGCCCGCCGAAAGCCGCCGGGCGGTTATCGCCTGGCTCGACGGCATCCGCCTGGCCCGGATGCGCCTGTTGGACGTGCTCAAAAGTTACGACGTCATACCCATTCCTACCCTGGGCCAGCCGTTTAACCCGCATTGTCACGTGGCCGTGGCTACCGATAGCAGCGGCCGCGCGCCTGATGGCATTATTATAAGTGAAGACCAACGCGGCTACGCCACCCCCAACAAAGTGCTGCGCTTTGCCGAGGTTGTCGTCGCCCAATCAAAATAG
- a CDS encoding Hsp70 family protein — MNEPIVGIDLGTTNSAVAIVKNGQPKIIASGEQRIMPSVVSYSQQTGWLVGQPALNQYALNPDNTVRSIKRKIGSAEKVQLGGRDFSPQEISAFILRELKTIAEKELGQAVNKAVITVPAYFTNAQRQATQEAGEIAGLEVVRIINEPTAAALAYGLDHEADQLALVYDLGGGTFDVSLVEMTGGVVEVRASHGNTQLGGDDFDQLLAEHASKLFYKRHQLSLKDNRVAMARLDRSAEAAKIHLSDFPEAALREEYLAEQNGAPLHLDAAITRPEFEDLIDGLLEQTLESLDKVFEDAELTVDDLDRVLLVGGSTRIPVVWDMVANYTGLEPDAEINPDEVVALGAAVQAAIIAGQPVDSILVDVTPYSLGIETAMRMGGSIIPDIYSVLIHRNTTVPVTKEQVFQTMHPDQDTVHVKVYQGESPIASANTLLGDFLIKGLKPAKSGECATMNVRFDFDVNGMLHVSAADPISAKKENISVQATQARLSPGEIAQARERLSEMDFLAAPEETEIPAIIDEETQALLNRGQALLDGGSLAEAQATKLKSLLQAISEAQNQDNLDELAEELLDLLFDLE; from the coding sequence ATGAACGAACCTATTGTTGGCATTGATTTAGGCACAACCAATTCGGCGGTAGCCATTGTAAAAAATGGACAACCGAAAATTATAGCCAGCGGAGAGCAGAGGATTATGCCCTCCGTGGTCAGCTACTCTCAACAGACCGGCTGGCTCGTGGGCCAACCCGCCTTAAACCAGTACGCGCTCAACCCCGATAACACTGTGCGCTCCATCAAACGCAAAATAGGCAGCGCGGAAAAAGTTCAACTGGGTGGGCGCGATTTTTCGCCGCAAGAAATTTCGGCCTTTATTTTGCGCGAGCTAAAAACCATCGCCGAAAAAGAACTGGGGCAAGCGGTCAACAAAGCCGTCATTACCGTGCCGGCCTATTTTACCAACGCCCAGCGCCAGGCCACCCAAGAGGCCGGTGAAATTGCCGGGCTGGAGGTGGTGCGCATTATCAACGAACCCACTGCCGCCGCCCTGGCTTACGGGCTGGACCACGAGGCCGACCAACTGGCGCTGGTATACGACCTGGGCGGGGGCACCTTTGATGTGTCGCTGGTGGAAATGACCGGCGGCGTGGTGGAAGTGCGGGCCAGCCATGGCAATACCCAACTGGGCGGTGATGATTTTGACCAGCTTCTGGCCGAACACGCGAGCAAACTTTTTTACAAAAGGCACCAGCTATCGCTCAAAGATAACCGGGTAGCGATGGCCCGTCTTGACCGCAGCGCCGAAGCTGCCAAAATCCACCTGTCCGACTTTCCCGAAGCTGCGCTGCGTGAAGAATACCTGGCCGAGCAAAACGGCGCGCCGCTGCACCTGGATGCGGCCATCACCCGCCCGGAGTTTGAAGATTTAATTGACGGCCTGCTGGAACAAACCCTTGAGTCGCTGGACAAAGTATTTGAAGACGCCGAGTTAACCGTGGACGATTTAGACCGGGTGCTATTGGTGGGCGGGTCAACCCGCATCCCGGTGGTCTGGGACATGGTGGCTAATTACACCGGCCTGGAACCCGACGCCGAGATCAACCCCGACGAAGTGGTGGCTCTGGGCGCGGCGGTGCAGGCGGCCATCATTGCCGGCCAGCCGGTGGATTCAATTTTGGTTGACGTCACCCCCTACTCGCTGGGCATTGAAACCGCCATGCGTATGGGCGGCAGCATTATCCCCGACATTTACAGTGTGCTGATCCACCGCAATACCACCGTGCCGGTCACCAAAGAACAGGTTTTTCAAACCATGCACCCCGACCAGGATACCGTGCATGTGAAGGTTTACCAGGGCGAGTCGCCCATCGCTTCGGCCAACACCTTACTGGGCGATTTTTTGATCAAGGGCCTGAAACCGGCCAAGTCCGGCGAATGCGCTACTATGAACGTTCGGTTTGATTTTGACGTGAACGGCATGTTGCATGTTTCCGCCGCCGATCCCATTAGCGCAAAAAAAGAAAATATCAGCGTGCAGGCCACCCAGGCCCGCCTTTCGCCCGGAGAAATTGCCCAGGCCCGGGAACGGCTTTCGGAAATGGATTTTTTGGCTGCCCCAGAAGAGACGGAAATTCCTGCGATTATTGACGAAGAAACCCAGGCCCTGCTCAA